TTGTCGGAATGCTCGAGGATGCGGGTGATTTCGCGGGGATTGCGGGTGTGGAAGAAGGATAGACGCGGGCGCGAGGTCCGGCTTCTGGGTCGGACTCGATTTTGTTGGTAGATTGACGTTTCATGCTGCTCTTGCGGCTTTATTGAGGCGGTCGTAGTCACCGTTGAGTAGGGCGCATCGGATCGCCAGCACCGCATCGGCACCCGATCGCGTCCAGCGCATCCCCGCCCGCTTCATCCGATGCCCAATCACAACTTTGCACGCCGCTTCTACCGGTCCGCTGCCGATCATCATCCCTCGGGCGCGGAACTGCGGGTAGGCCATGCGCTTGCGGTGCCGGGTGAAATACCCCGTCTCGGTGCGTATCACCGCGGCTGCTTCTGGCGTCGACGCTTTCATTCGTCTCAAGGAACGCAGCAGGCTGCGTGGACCCGTGTCACGCAGCTTCCGGCAATGCTCCCGGGCCCACCGATCACCCGCCGCACTGTCCTGCGCATACAAGGCCCGTCGCAGTGTCCAGATGTGCTCGCAGGCGTGCCAGTAGTCCACGATCTGCGTCGCGTCTGGGAAATGGTGGGCTGCCAGATTCCAGATCCACTCCGCCCCATCCCCGATCACCACCTGCTCTTGTGCCTGCTCCACGCCCTGGAAAACCGCCGCCGCATACATTCGTTCTGCGAACTGCTCCGCAGGCTCCTGGGCCGCGACATAGTAGCTGTGGATGGCCTCATCGTTCCCTTCCGCGTCCGGTTCCCCTCTGTAGATCACCCCCGCCTTAATCTCATGCCACTGACCGTCAATATGCGCGTGAGTGCCATCCACAGCCACGTACACACGTCTTGGGGCTTGCGCCACAAGGGGCAGAACTTCCCCATCAAACACCGCCGCTATCTGTTCCCTCTCCTGCTCCCGCAGCTTCGGACCAAGCTCATAACTGACCTTTTCCGCGCAGCTTTCCACCATGTGCAGACCCGTTGTCAACTCCACAAGCTCGCACATCTCCTGATACGTGACACGACCAATGAAATGCCCCGCTAACGCCTTCACAGCAGGCGTCCATTGTAGGCCCGTTACTCCCTGCCGAGCATCCCACGGGATGTGTCCCGTCTTGCACCCACGGCAGTAGTAGTAGCTGCGCAGGACCTTCACCGTACCTGCCAGCGTCATCAAATACTTGGGGCGGTAATCAATGAATTTCGCCCGACGACCGCACGAGCAGGCGATACTGCAACCCTCGTAACTCGCGCGATGGCTGATCTGCTCTACCCCTTCTTCCACGACTACCTGAGCCACCTGGCGACCGATCGTGACCGCCATTTCTTCCGCTTCCTGCACGCTGTTCACCGACAAATGTTCTTTGCACCAAGCGCGGAAGCCATCAAGCAGGTCCTGCATCTGTTCGCGTGGAACCATGACGGGTCACCCCTGTATCGGTCTGTATTGGTCTGGCACACACAGTTCTCGATACAGGGGTGACCTCCCTGCAAAAACCCACCTACTTACGGCGGTCAGACCCCCGGCTGCTGCACCGTTTGACCCACTGCACGACCTGCTGCTATAATCCCCCCGTGAGTGCTCGGCGGAGCTGCATGCGGCTCCGCCTTTGACTATCTGGATTCCTGTGGGTGGCCTGATGGTTGCACGCGATATCATGAAGACCGAAGTCGTGTCACTCCTGGGCACCGACACCGCTCGGCGCGCGGGTGAAGTCATGCTGGAGAGCGGCCACTCGGCACTCCCGGTTCTCGATGAGAACGGGAACCTGCTGGGAGTGTTCGGGGAGTCAGATATCCTTGCCCTGACCCTGCCCGAGTACCTGTCCTCGGTCGATCTGAGCTTTCTGCCGAAATCCGTAACTTTCCCGATACCCGGTGGCCAGGACCTGGACAGCGTTCACGTCGCCTCCGTACTCCGCCCCCAGATGCTGCGCGCGGTCCCGCCTGACGAGCCGGTGGTCGAGGTGGCGCGCATCATGATTCGCGAGCACGTACGCCGCTGCTTCGTAGTTGAGGGCCGCAAGCTTGTGGGGATCATCAGCCGGCGCGACCTCATGCATATCATCGTGCGCCCCACCATTGAGAGCAACGGGAGTGAGCAGGCGTGACCCTGTACGACTACCTTGGGGCCGCGCTCTTTGTCCCAATCGCCGCCCTGCTCCTGCGCCGTCTGAGATTCGCCCCGCTATGGGCCGTCGTGGTTCCGCTTGTCACCTCCGGGCTATTCTTGGGTCTCCTGACAATCGGCCTCACGCTTCCCCAGTCGGCGGCATCGGCGCTGTTCATCTTCGCCTACATCGTGATCGCCTCGGAACGGGTCCACAAGACCAAAGTGGCCCTTGCCGGGGCTGCAGTGATGCTCGTTTTCGGACTCATCGACCAACATACGGCTTTCCACGGGCATGAGGAAGTGGAAGGCACCGACTGGAACACCATCTTTCTGCTCATCGGGATGATGGTGATTGTGAGCATCACGCGCCATACCGGTGTCTTCCAGTGGATAGCGATCAAGGCTGCCAAGCTCG
This region of Armatimonadota bacterium genomic DNA includes:
- a CDS encoding CBS domain-containing protein, translating into MVARDIMKTEVVSLLGTDTARRAGEVMLESGHSALPVLDENGNLLGVFGESDILALTLPEYLSSVDLSFLPKSVTFPIPGGQDLDSVHVASVLRPQMLRAVPPDEPVVEVARIMIREHVRRCFVVEGRKLVGIISRRDLMHIIVRPTIESNGSEQA
- a CDS encoding ISKra4 family transposase; amino-acid sequence: MVPREQMQDLLDGFRAWCKEHLSVNSVQEAEEMAVTIGRQVAQVVVEEGVEQISHRASYEGCSIACSCGRRAKFIDYRPKYLMTLAGTVKVLRSYYYCRGCKTGHIPWDARQGVTGLQWTPAVKALAGHFIGRVTYQEMCELVELTTGLHMVESCAEKVSYELGPKLREQEREQIAAVFDGEVLPLVAQAPRRVYVAVDGTHAHIDGQWHEIKAGVIYRGEPDAEGNDEAIHSYYVAAQEPAEQFAERMYAAAVFQGVEQAQEQVVIGDGAEWIWNLAAHHFPDATQIVDYWHACEHIWTLRRALYAQDSAAGDRWAREHCRKLRDTGPRSLLRSLRRMKASTPEAAAVIRTETGYFTRHRKRMAYPQFRARGMMIGSGPVEAACKVVIGHRMKRAGMRWTRSGADAVLAIRCALLNGDYDRLNKAARAA